The genome window GGCGTGAGCGCGCCAGCACATACGACTCACTGTTTGTCCGCGCAGGTTTTCGCTCGGGCAATAGCAGCAACCCGCAGTCGCCTGTGCAGTTCCTGGAATGCCTCCCGGAAGTGCACCATATTTATCATCAGTACGTCATCCGGGCGCAGCGGCGCGATGAACTTAAGAAATTTTTGGGCGACCGTGGCGTCGGCTCAGAGGTCTATTATCCCCTCTCACTTCACCAGCAGAAATGCTTTGCCTACCTGGGGTATCGTGAAGGCGATCTGCCTGAATCGGAGCGCGCTGCGCGCGAAGTCCTGGCTCTGCCTATATTTCCTGAGATCACGGAAGCCGAACAAACCTACGTGGTCGAGACCATTGCTGAGTTCTATAGCTAGCCCAGCGTTCGCGAAAGAGCGGCTCTCTTGTATTCAAACAAAATGCATGTAGCTCTTGAGTTATTTCCGTTTGTGGCGTGCAGGTTTCTGCGGTTCTTCCCCGGGAGCAAGAATGCGTTTTACGATCACGCCTTTAAGTCTGTATTTTCGTTCTGTGAGACCGCCTGAATCATCCCGCACATGGATGGTAAAGACCGGCAGTGTGCCCTCTGCACCGACATTTTCCTGACCGGCCCGGGCTGGCAACATGCCCTCCAGGTTGCGTTCGCGATAGGCGGTCTCGTAGTGGTGCATCTTCTTGTTCCAGGTAAAAACCCGTATCTGATCGAAGTCAATGAGACTGCCTTCTTTGGATTGGTTCAGCAGCAAGAGATATTGCGGCACCTGCTTGCCGTTGTCATCCACCTGGTTCAGGACGAAGTCAGCGATAATGCGCTGCCCTTCGGCATACTGCGCCACATCCACGGGTACATCCAAATCCAACATGCGGGCCAGGACCCAGCCATAATGCTTCTGCGAACTACGGACCAGCCACCAGTCTTCTAACACCGGCGGGGGTAAAGGAGTGGCGTCCGTGGCCGGCTTGGCTGCGCTCTTCACCGCTTTTTCCGCGGTAGCACGCTTGAGGAGGTCAAGCTTTTCACCTTCCTTCAGCAGGTAAAGGTGCTCGCTGTCGCGGCCGGGGGTGGCGTGCATGTTCAAGTCAGAGCGCGTGACTGCACGGGCCTGGATAGGTGCATTCACATAACCGTTTTCCAGGATTTGGAACCGATTAAAAATCTTTTCGTCGGCGAGATAGCGCTGCTCCACCCAGCCTTCTTCGCCACGGGGCGAACGAACGCGGACAAAGCGCCCATTCTTGGTGCGCTCCAGGACGCTCACCTTCTCACCGTTCTCCACCGTGCCAGTCTTGTTGAAGACGGCCGCCACGCGGTCGCGGAGTGTCACCTGCGCCGCGGCAACATACGCCACCTCGCCAGGCTTAACCGAATTGCGATTGCATCCGGCAATGAGGAGCATGCACGG of Terriglobales bacterium contains these proteins:
- a CDS encoding SH3 domain-containing protein; translated protein: MLLIAGCNRNSVKPGEVAYVAAAQVTLRDRVAAVFNKTGTVENGEKVSVLERTKNGRFVRVRSPRGEEGWVEQRYLADEKIFNRFQILENGYVNAPIQARAVTRSDLNMHATPGRDSEHLYLLKEGEKLDLLKRATAEKAVKSAAKPATDATPLPPPVLEDWWLVRSSQKHYGWVLARMLDLDVPVDVAQYAEGQRIIADFVLNQVDDNGKQVPQYLLLLNQSKEGSLIDFDQIRVFTWNKKMHHYETAYRERNLEGMLPARAGQENVGAEGTLPVFTIHVRDDSGGLTERKYRLKGVIVKRILAPGEEPQKPARHKRK